From the genome of Pelmatolapia mariae isolate MD_Pm_ZW linkage group LG12, Pm_UMD_F_2, whole genome shotgun sequence, one region includes:
- the tctn2 gene encoding tectonic-2 codes for MANMVVLLYSSFFTHVLLFACLAYTQNIVVFQPSFVITTGPVVTAVLLGNTSGISLSLRTVSPSNTTGSIGSPSCVAEETNWVLTREQLGKSAIRVHLRLNQSLHLCGNNDTNTDCCQRALCILEALQVSACVDGTPQASLLIQAKIHALLVPANPGSDNKTVIPNQVYQPLGPCPCDLTSGACDILCCCDTDCSNEDLKLFSSHCLPGPFGGQVSPAPDYQCSVQSIENSPDWFPFLCVNSPPENNPYLGHFYKGDTIAPKPGPSFQSPVLPAPVPVDVYIQGNPIFTLNGQYFTVPQKVLGLCVNNAPVAFLKNFNYECTTLLLSCPTGYPLPTLSGNLSIKVKNGQGGDVVVDVIDEVAADTSPFISIIDAVAPSDEMLVCENLTLALDYKFYWKENGITGITLTRTIGTIILNSRAILTTKYSATFLNGEFSGEPNSGNPGYQVGRPVVAGIVEALDSNTGLIKRTSVNVWKPVSDGLCSTAGMKPVLFGENSTSGCLLPVSRQNLTQCSLLRETVTNLQADLIAATYVAKSGNPDFLTMADWINISFVTLNSSTAMKNSTSTCYDTPAHLHIHIWSVITSVVEGVPQREIRALQVSNNPSNWALDCGGGAISSCVDPEEPQLFSITSSVTFIDIPINTRPPKTRFYINFTEYDCNRNDVCWPELAFPITKYYTGEPFSQSLAKGMILVFFFIVASVLGTPWRQIRQLWNNSAH; via the exons ATGGCTAATATGGTCGTATTATTATATTCTTCGTTCTTTACACATGTTTTACTCTTCGCTTGCTTGGCTTACACTCAAAACATTGTCG TTTTCCAGCCTTCCTTTGTGATTACAACGGGACCAGTGGTCACTGCAGTTTTGCTGGGAAACACCTCGGGTATCTCTCTTAGTCTGAGGACAGTTTCTCCATCCAACACAACAG gaagcatTGGTTCTCCATCATGTGTAGCAGAAGAAACAAATTGGGTCCTCACAAGGGAGCAGCTGGGAAAG TCTGCAATTCGAGTTCATCTAAGACTGAATCAAAGTCTGCATTTATGTGGCAACAATGATACAAACACAGACTGCTGTCAAAGAGCATTGTGCATCCTGGAAGCCCTTCAGGTGTCTGCCTGTGTGGACGGTACGCCCCAGGCATCGCTGCTGATCCAGGCCAAGATACATGCCCTGTTGGTTCCTGCTAATCCTGGATCTG ATAATAAAACAGTTATTCCAAACCAAGTGTACCAGCCCCTGGGCCCTTGTCCTTGTGACCTGACATCCGGAGCGTGTGACATACTCTGCTGTTGTGACAcg GATTGTTCCAATGAAGATTTGAAGCTGTTCTCATCCCATTGTCTGCCAGGACCCTTTGGTGGGCAGGTCTCTCCTGCTCCAGATTATCAGTGTTCTGTGCAGTCCATAGAAAATTCCCCAGATTGGTTTCCATTTTTATGTGTCAACTCTCCCCCTGAAAACAACCCTTACCTTGGTCACTTTTACAAGGGAGACACAAT TGCACCTAAGCCTGGTCCATCCTTCCAAAGTCCAGTTTTGCCAGCTCCAGTCCCAGTTGATGTTTATATTCAAGGAAATCCAATTTTCACATTAAATGGCCAATACTTCACTGTTCCTCAG AAGGTCCTTGGACTTTGTGTAAACAATGCTCCTGTAGCATTTCTGAAAAATTTCAACTATGAGTGTACAACTCTGCTGCTCTCCTGTCCAACTGGATATCCTCTACCGACACTGTCAGGAAATCTGAGCATTAAAgtgaagaatgggcaaggag GTGATGTCGTGGTGGATGTAATTGATGAAGTGGCTGCTGATACGAGTCCATTTATTTCCATAATAGATGCAGTTGCCCCCTCAG atgAGATGTTGGTTTGTGAAAATTTGACGTTAGCGCTGGATTACAAGTTCTACTGGAAAGAAAATGGCATCACAGGCATCACGCTGACAAGGACTATTGGGACTATCATTTTAAATAGTCGGG CAATATTAACCACAAAGTATTCTGCCACATTTCTAAATGGAGAATTTTCTGGCGAGCCAAACTCGGGCAACCCAG GTTACCAGGTGGGAAGGCCTGTTGTTGCTGGAATTGTGGAAGCTTTGGACAGCAACACAGGCTTAATAAAAAGGACATCAGTTAATGTTTGGAAACCAG TGAGTGATGGACTCTGTTCCACTGCTGGGATGAAACCGGTTCTGTTTGGAGAGAATTCAACATCAGGGTGTTTGCTGCCTGTCAGCCGGCAAAATCTAACTCAGTGTAGCCTTCTGAG AGAGACTGTTACTAACCTACAGGCAGATTTGATTGCAGCCACATATGTGGCAAAGAGTGGAAACCCAGATTTTCTAACTATGGCAGATTGGATAAACATAAGCT TTGTGACACTGaactcaagcacagcaatgaaaaacagcacaagTACATGTTACGATACTCCGGCCCACCTGCATATCCATATTTGGAGTGTTATCACCAGCGTGGTAGAGGGTGTACCTCAGAGGGAAATTCGTGCTTTGCAAGTCAG CAATAACCCATCTAACTGGGCGCTGGACTGTGGTGGAGGTGCTATCTCTTCATGTGTGGACCCAGAGGAGCCTCAGTTGTTCTCCATCACCTCCTCCGTCACATTTATTGACATTCCTATCAACACCAGACCACCAAAAACCAG GTTTTACATAAACTTCACAGAATATGACTGTAACAGGAATGATGTGTGTTGGCCTGAACTCGCCTTTCCCATCACCAAGTATTACACAG GCGAGCCATTTTCTCAGTCGCTGGCTAAGGGCATGATCTTGGTTTTCTTCTTTATCGTTGCCTCAGTTCTTGGCACCCCGTGGAGACAAATCAGACAGTTGTGGAACAACTCTGCTCACTAA